One Urechidicola croceus genomic window, CATTTAGCGGAACTAAAATGAAACTAAAATATTCTGAATCTCACCCTTTGAAATCATACGAATTGAATGAACAATTCTTGACTAAAAGTGAATTTATTCAAAAGTTTGAAAATTTTAAATGGGAAAATTTACTGAAATTACAGTTGAGTGCAAATGACATCCAAATACATAATTCACCTTCTATAAATTTAAATGATAATGACGGAAAAGGAATATCAGTTTCAATAGTTGGCGAATTGAATGAGTACGAATTTTATGTTTGCTTTAAAAGACCAATAACTCGAAAAAAAAGTAAATGGCTTGGACTTATTAAATACGATTTTTATGATAAAGACTTTTGTAGCGTAATTCCTGAACAAACGAAAAAAGATGCACTTGATGCATTTATTCTGTTTTACGATAGGAATTTTGAGGAATTGGAAAAAAAATGGTAAAAAACGATTTGCCAACAATGCATATATTTTATTGCTAGGTTCTAGCCTGCTTACGAATATTCCTGCGGAATATTCTATTCGGTTTTTATTTACTAATTTAGTGACTTAAACACGCAACAAACCATATGCTAAACCGTTGTATTTAATGCTTAAAACTAAATTACACGGAAAAAAATTGACTAAATCAACTCCTACTCTACAAATTTGAGCAATTACTGCGGAATTGAAAGTTGTTACGGAAAAAATCAAAACTACGGAGAAAAATAACGGCGGAGATTTTGCCAATCTTTACGGAATTAAAAGTTGCTGCGAAAAACTCAACTTTGCGGAATTGAAAGTTGAAACGGAAAATTTTAACGGAATAAAACTCACTCACAGCGGAATCTCATAATTGCGGATTTTTACTCAGAAACGGAAAAACCAATCAAAATACGCACTAAAATACAACACTGTTTATATTCAATGCTTTACTTTTGGTCAATCCACAAAGTTTTCGCACTTTTATATCGTTAGATTTTCCTAGCGGAAAATCTGCCGCGTACTTTTACGCACTGAAACATACACTAAACCGTTGCCTTTAATGCTTAAAACAAAATTTTCGGAATTATAAATATTAAAAATTCAATCAAATTTTGAGCAATTACAGCGGAATTGAAAGTTACAACGGAAAAAATCAAAACAGCGGAGAAAAATAACAACGGAATTTTTGCCTGTTTTTGCGGAATGAAAAGTTGAAACGGAAAACTCAACTTTGCGGAATTGAAAGTTGGAGCGGAAAATTATAACGGAATGAAACTCACTCACGGCGGAATCTCATAACGGCGGATTTTCACTCAGAATCGAAAAATAACACTCAAATGCGCACTAAAAGGCAACACTGTTTATATTCAATGCTTTACTTTTGGTCAAGTTCAAAAGTTTTCGCATTTTTATATCGTTAGATTTTCCTAGCGGAAAATCTGCCGCGTACTTTTACGCACTGAAACATACACTAAACCGTTGTGCGTCATTTAAGAAAAACCGTGAGATACAAGAAAATAAGAGGACTAAAACGAAAGGTTGCTAATATTCAGAATTGGATAAATGAATATTTGGAACTAAATGTTGAACACTTGAATGAATATAAATACGAATACGCAAAAGTTTATGTTGACCCTTGGGACAATCTGACTTTGACCGACAGTCATATTCCTGAACCGAAAGGAAAAGCGAAAAAAGAAATTCTAAACGGACTAGAAAAAATTTATGACAGTTGGAAAACTGAACTGGAAAAACTAAACAAACCGTATTATTTAAAAATATGGCTTTACGAGCCAAGGATTTCAAAATCTCAAGTTGTCTGTGCAATTGATGAAAAAATTGAGTACTACGAAAACATATTTGAAAAAGCGGATTTTAAACCAAATGACTCGTCATTTACAAATCAATTGAGTTCTGAATTTAAATGGCAACCGAATATTGACGAAGAACCTTATTGGGAAAGTGATTTACTTTGGCCAATTGACCAATACGAAAGAATAGAAGACAGTTATTCTGACAGAAGACTTTTGAACAAACTGAAAAAAGGGAATTTTAAGAATAAAGAAATTGACAGTCCAAATGGAAATAAAGACACGATTTATTTCTTGCCAAAAGGTAAAATTTGGGTTGGAGAAAAATAAAAACGAACGCACAACAATGGCTATAAGTAATTGCTTGTTCTCGCCTACTTCTGAAAATCCTTGCGGATTTTCAGTTTGGTGTGTACTTGCAAAGTTAAGTGCTAACCCACGCAACTACTCATAGCCGAGACCGTTGGCAGTAATTTGAGAATGAGCAACAAAAAGGAACATAGCGTTTATATATCGAACAAAAACAACTGTCTTTTTACTGAACAATTTGACAGTTGGGAACGTTTCGATTGGAATGAAGATATGCCACCATATTTTAAAAGGTTAAACGAAATTAATGATGACAGGTCATTTGTCATTTTAGCCTGTTCTGTTATGGAATATCAAATTGATAGATTTTTAAAAACCTTTATCCCTAAACCAGAGATTATAATTAACGACAATGCTAACCTGAATAATAAAATTCTAATTATTCAAGCATTTAATTTAATTCCACCTCATTTTGTTCAAATAATGAACACTATTAGAAATATTAGAAACGACTTTGCTCATAATCTAAATATTGACTCGTTTTCCGATTCAAACAAATCGGAAAAATTACCAAAGCACATTAAAGAAATGGAAAGATTATGGGAAAAATTTAAAAATGATATGTGCTATTGGAATAAAGGAGAATCTTTAAGATTAATGTATAAAGACATATGGAGAGTTTGTGTGGAAGGATTGAGAGTTTATGAATCCAATGTTCGACTTTTTAGACAGGAAACTGAAAAAGTTGAATTTATCGAACATTTACAGAAATTATCAACTGAATTAGCGGACAAAAGAGAAAAAGATGAACAAGAGGCTGTATTGAAAATATATATGCCTTGGAGGAAATAAAAACTACTGCCAACACCGTATATAATTTATTGCTAGTTCTAGCCTACTTACGAAAATCCTTGCGGATTTTCTATTCGGTTTTTATTTGCTAAATTAGGTGCTTAAACCACGCAACAAACCATATACAAACACGTTGTAAACCATTATGAAATACCGAATATTTATGTTTCTATCATTGATGAATTTTTTAGGTTTTGGACAAGAAAAAAAAGAAACTGAATTAAAAACTGAAAGCGAACTAAAATTAGAAGAAATATTTTTTATTGGCGACAATAATTTCTTTTTCGACAAATCTAAATGTGTTGTAGAACATAATAATAACAAAGTGACTGATTTTACATTTGTTGGAAACAAAGAGATTTTTGAAAAACTCGATGAAAAGGATGATTTTGAATTTAAATATTTTATTTATCCACCTGAACTGCGAATTCGAAATTTGACTTTGACAAAAAATATGGAAACTCGAATTACGAAAAACAATCATTTAGACTCGGAAGTAGGTATTTATTTTGGAGAACACGGATTATTTGAGGGAGATTTTTTTATAAAAAATGGATGGATTAGAATTATTGGATTTGGCGAGGTTTATGGAAAAAAATATCCCATAAAAATTAATTTTAAATTATAGAAAACCGACTTTTGATAAGAACAGTATTTGAAATAAAAAAACGGTTTACAACAATGTATAAAAATAATTACGGTTTAGTGCTTAATCAAAGATCGTTGCAATTTTGTTACGTCTGATTTTCCTGCGGAAAATCCTCGCACACAAAACCGCAACTATTCTTATACGAGACCGTTGTATGCAAGCTGAAAAACTGAACTTTTGAGAAAAATATTTTACATAATCGGACTTTGTTTTTCGTTTTTTGGAGTTCCGCTTTTTTATTTTATGGCTATAAATACAGGAGTAAGTCTGAAATATGAAACGGAATTTGGAGAATGTATTTCTCAAGTTTCAGGAATTGACTTGTGTAAACAACAAGATTTATTTCTCGGACTGACATACTCTTGCGGAATTATATTTCTGATTTTAATAAGCATTTTAATTTACAAAACAGTTAAATGGAAAACATAAGCGAATTTTTATACGGAAAAGACTATTCGGATAAACTCGACAAGTTTAATAAAGCGATTGACCAAATTCACGCTGAATACGAAGGAGAATTTGACACAAGTGGCTACTTTACAATGCAAACTCACAATCAAAAAGGAGAAGTGAAATTGGACTTTGACCAGGACAAAAACATTCCGGCTGAATTAAAAGAAAACGTATTGAAAGCGTTAAAAGAAATATGGAAATAAAAGCCTGCATACAACAATGTATAACCGCAATTACGGCGGATTCGACTACGTCCGAATCCACTCGGAATTGCTAACGTCAGTACTTAACCGAAAATCATTAACTTTAATCCCGTAACTGACGGTTATACGAGACCGTTGTAAGTAATGCCGAAAAACCCAGAAACCAAGTGAATAAAACGATATTTGAAATTACCAAAATGGATTGTCCTTCAGAGGAAAATCTTATCCGAATGAAATTGGACGGAATTTCAAGCATTGCGAATTTGGACTTTGATATTCCTAATCGAAAATTGACCGTTTTTCACAGCGGAGAAATTGACCAAATCGAAAAGTCCGTTATCGAATTGAATTTAGGTGGAAAGAAAATCTCAACGGAAAAAACCGACCAAACGGAATTTAAAGAAAACGAAAATCAAAAAAAACTTCTTTGGTCTGTACTTATCATAAATTTTGCGTTTTTCATAATCGAAATGACAACAGGAATTATCTCAAAATCTATGGGACTTGTTGCCGATAGTTTAGATATGCTTGCGGACAGTTTTGTGTACGGAATTAGTTTGTTTGCGGTTGGCGGAACAGTAATAAAGAAAAAACGGATTGCCAAACTTGCTGGATATTTTCAAATAATACTTGCGATTATTGGATTTGTAGAAGTCTTGAGAAGATTTTTCGGAAACGAGAAACTTCCCGATTTTTCGACAATGATTATTGTTTCGATTTTTGCACTTATCGCAAACGGAATTTGTCTTTATATTTTGCAAAAGTCAAAGAGCAAAGAAGAAGCACATATGAAAGCGAGTATGATTTTTACTTCGAATGACGTGATTATCAATTTGGGTGTAATAATTGCAGGAATTTTAGTGCATTATTTGAGTTCTAATAAACCTGATTTGATTATCGGAACAATTGTTTTTGCATTGGTAATTCAAGGAGCATTTCGGATTTTGAAATTAAGTAAGTGAACGAAAAAAGCACTACTTACAACAACGTGTATAATTAATGGCTGGTTCTCGCCTACTTACGAAAATCCTCGCGGATTTTCTATTCGGTTTTTATTTGCTAAATTAGGTGCTTAAACACGCCACTAATCATACACAAAACCGTTGCCTTTAATGCTTAAAACAAAATTTTTCGGAATTATAAGTATTAAAAATTCAATTAAATTTTGAGCAATTACAGCGGAATTGAAAGTTACTACGGAAAAAATCAAAACGATGGAATTTTTGCCAGTCTTTGCGGAATGAAAAGTTGAAACGGAAAAATCAATTTTACGGAATTATAAGTTGTTGTGAAAAACTCAACTTTGCGGAATTGAAAGTTGGAGCGGAAAATTATAACGGAATGAAACTCACTCACGGCGGATTTTCACTCAGAATAGAAAAATAACACTCAAATGCGCACTAAAAGGCAACACTGTTTATATTCAATGCTTTACTTTTGGTCAATCCACAAAGTTTTCGCACTTTTATAACATCAGATTTTCCTAGCGGAAAATCTGCCGCGTACTTTTACGCACTGAAACATACACTAATCCGTTGCCTTTAATGCTTAAAACAAAATTTTCGGAATTATAAATATTAAAAATTCAATCAAATTTTGAGCAATTACAGCGGAATTGAAAGTTACAACGGAAAAAATCAAAACAGCGGAGAAAAATAACAACGGAATTTTTGCCTGTCTTTGCGGAATGAAAAGTTGAAACGGAAAACTCAACTTTGCGGAATTGAAAGTTGGAGCGGAAAATTATAACGGAATGAAACTCACTCACGGCGGAATCTCATAACGGCGGATTTTCACTCAGAATCGAAAAATAACACTCAAATGCGCACTAAAAGGCAACACTGTTTATATTCAATGCTTTACTTTTGGTCAATCCACAAAGTTTTCGCACTTTTATAACATCAGATTTTCCTAGCGGAAAATCTGCCGCGTACTTTTACGCACTGAAACATACACTAATCCGTTGGGTTTAATGCTGACAAACAAATCTACGCTGAATATAAAACTTTAAAAACTCACTCAAATTTGACAGATTTTTAGCAATTACTGCGGAATTGAAAGTTGTCACGAAAAAAAAACTAAACAACGGAATTTTTGCCAGTCTTTGCGGAATGAAAAGTTGAAACGGAAAACTCAACTTTGCGGAATTATAAGTTGCTGTGAAAAACTCAACTTTGCGGAATTGAAAGTTGGAACGGAAAATTTTAACGGAATGAAACTCACTCACGGCTGAATCTCATAACGGCGGATTTTTACTCAGACTCAGAAAATAACAATGAAAAACGCACTAAAACCCAACACTGTTTATATTCAATGCTTTACTTTTGGTCAATCCACAAAGTTTTCGCACTTTTATAACATCAGATTTTCCTAGCGGAAAATCTGCCGCGTACTTTTACGCACTGAAACATACACTAATCCGTTAGGCAAAATTTAGACCAGATAAACAATTGAAACGAAATCTAAAATCATACACAAACTTTCTGAATGAATTATTGGTTCTTGAAAGGTTCTACTTTGCCACCAAATATTCATATGAACAAACTGAAAATGTTATAAATTTCGTTAGGAACAAGAAGCTGAAATTTGCGCAGGAAACAGAATTTGGACTGACTGTCGACAAACCAAACCCTTTTAGCGTAAAAAAAAGAGCTAGAACAACTCGTAGAAACATTATACTTGAAATTATTTATGTTAGAATAGTTTCTGCTTTGGAGGTTCTTTTGGTTGATTTAATAAGGGATGTTTTTCTAATAACAAAAGACCCTTTCAAAAGACAAGACATAAAGCATCAATTTTCACAAGGAGAATTATTATCTCTTGATTCCACTACTTCCATTTTGAATATGATAATCAACAAAGAATGCAGGAAATTGAGTAGTGGTGGTTACAACGACATAGTAAAATATTATAAAAGACATTTTAATATTGATATTGGTAGCTTTCATCCAGGTAATAAAAGAATGGAAGAAATTCACGATAGACGTCATCTACTAGTCCATAAACTTGGAAAAACGGATAAAGCTTACAGGAAAAAATACAACACTACTAGTACTTCTGTCTTGATAAATGAAGAATACCTACTAGAAGCTATCTCTGATTTAAGAACTTTCTCTTCACTTTTAAAAAATCAATTAGATTATCGGTTAAATAACGATTTTACAAAAACCGACAAAAAGGAATTCAAGTCTAAAAAAACTAGAATTATAGAATTAACTCATCCCGAAAATTATGAATTTGAGTTTCTATCCAAAGATTATGAGTTTTGGGCAGGAGATGAATTTTGTAAATCAAATAGCATTGTCAAAAAAGTTGACAAAATTGATTCAGAAACTACAAAACTAGAGGTGTTTGGAGAGACTCAAGTTTTGAGGGCATTTTTACGTCTAATTCGAAGAAGATGTAAAAAAAACGGCTTCGAATTTAAAGAGAAAAAGCAATCGAATAATGGAACTAACGTAGAGTACTCTCAGAAGTTATTAGACGAAGACTTAATTTTAAAAATTAAGAATGAACTTCCTGAACAACCTTGGGAAAAAGGAATTCATAAAATAGTAGCTAAAAAACTTAATATCTCAAATAAAATAAGTTCAAGCGGAATCCAGCAACTTATAGCAAATGGAGATTTTAAGATGCAAATAGATGGAAAAATAATTGAATAAAAACTTTGCCTAACAATGGCTATAGTTCATTGCTTCGGATTTTCTGCCGAAAATCCTCGCACTTTTACTATCTTGGTTTCTTAATCGGAAAATCCTTGCGGATTTTCACGCAACGAAACCATAGCCGAGACCGTTGGTTTCAATAACTCCGAATGATAGAACGCTGATTGAAAGTTACGTTTGAATTGGATATTTAAAAGCAATTATTACACGGAATTTTAATCAGATTTTGAAAATTACTCTTGTGGAATTTAAGCCAGTTTGCGGAATTGATAAACTGAACCTAAAGATTAATATGGAAGAAAATATATTGCGGATTTTTCCACTCGAACGGAATTAAAAAATTACAACGGAATTTTACTCGGCTGAATAAAATTTAAATGGAATCTGAACGTGATTACTCAAATGTGTCGTTACAAAAACCAACAATGCCTATAATTCATTGCTGCTGATTTTCCTATCGGAAAATCCTCGCATTTTTGTTATATTTGGTTTTCGGCGGAATAATCCTGCGGATTTTTCCGCAACGAAATCATAGCCGTAACCGTTGTAAACAATTAAAACCAAATATTACGAATGAAAAAAATGAAATTATTTTGCGGAATTTTAATCGGACTTATGATTTTCTCATCTTGCTCAAGCGATGATGACTCAAACTCGGATTCAACATCGATAGTTGGAATTTGGAAACCTATAAAAGAAGTTGATGTATGTTCAACAGGAAGTGAAGAAACTTATGATTTCTCTATTTGCGAGCAAAAGTCTCGAGTTACGTTTTCATCAAATGAAACATTAAACATTACGGATTTTGATGACAATACTGGTGACTGTTTAGAGGACTATAATGAAAATGGAACTTGGTCTTTAACTGGAGATAATTTATCTGTAACATTAAATGGAGAAACTAACAATCCAACCTTTTTTGAATTGACAAACAATACTCTACGAATAGGATATTATGATAACGATGAAAATGACCCTTGTGATGGAGGAAATTTGCCTTCGCATTATTATACGGAATATACAAGAGTGGAATAATAACTGTTTACAACAACGTTTATATTCAATGCTTTACTTTTGGTCAATCCACAAAGTTTTCGCATTTTTATATCGTTAGATTTTCCTAGCGGAAAATCTGCCGCGTACTTTTACGCACTGAAACATACACTAAACCGTTACCTGCAAGCTGAAAACCAACATAGAGAATGCCTAAAATTATATTCATTTTATTAACACTATTTCTTCTTTCGTGTGACTCGGAACCAGATATTAACGATCTAAAACAATGGACTTATGAAATTGATTCTGAATATGAACCCACTATTAAACCGCTGAACGATACAATAAAACCAATAGGATTAATTAAATTCATAAGAACGGAATCAATTAAAGACAAACAAAGGGAAGAAATTTATTTGGAAGATTGGTTTCCATCAATATATTTTGAAATATATGACAAAACCGAATTAGAGCATTGCAAAAAAATATCAAAAACGATTAAAATATTTTCGAGTTGTGAAAAAGCAAATGTTGGTGGAGACTTAATTCTGGTGAAAAATTATGTTTTTGTAAATCGTGGATACTGTTTGAATTGTGTTCAATCAGAAGTTGAAACTGATTATTGTCGACCAATATTGGATTTAATATTTTCCGAACTGAATTTGAATGGAAGTCGAGATTTACAAGAAATAAATGAAAAGATTGGAATGAAAATAAATAAAGCCAGCAGGTAACACCGTATATAATTTATTGCTAGTTCTAGCCTACTTACGAAAATCCTCGCGGATTTTCTATTCGGTTTTTATTTGCTAAATTAGGTGCTTAAACCACGCAACAAACCATATACAAACACGTTACCTGCAAGCGGAAAAAAATCTGAACTATAAATGAACATACTACAAAAAATAGCCAGAAAAATAATAAAACAGTCATTTGACCTTTCTGTTTCTACAATAGAATTATTTAGTAAAATGGAACCTTACAAAGAAAAGGTTTCCGAATTAAGAAAATTTAAAAACGGAACTTTAGGAAAAGAAATCGCTGATTGTCTTGATAACCATAATCTGACTTTAGTGCCTAAATATGAAAGTCACGATTTAAAACACGTTTTACTTGATTACAAAATGACAGCAGAAGACGAAATCAGAATGCAAGCCTTTATGGTTGGAAACGGAAATCACTCAATTCCTTCTTTTGCGATTCTCCTTTTTGGAGCAATTTTACTTCCAGACTTATGGCAAATTTTTTACTCGGATTTTAAAAAAGGGAAAAACTCAACACCTATTTCAAAATGGACTGTAGAAAATTATGCACATAGAAATCTTGATGAATTAAGAGGTGAATTAATAAAATCTACAATTGAACAAACTACAGAATTTGATATGAAACGAATAACTAAAATTGGTGCTTTAACATCAATAATCACAAGAATTTTTGGAAT contains:
- a CDS encoding cation transporter, with translation MNKTIFEITKMDCPSEENLIRMKLDGISSIANLDFDIPNRKLTVFHSGEIDQIEKSVIELNLGGKKISTEKTDQTEFKENENQKKLLWSVLIINFAFFIIEMTTGIISKSMGLVADSLDMLADSFVYGISLFAVGGTVIKKKRIAKLAGYFQIILAIIGFVEVLRRFFGNEKLPDFSTMIIVSIFALIANGICLYILQKSKSKEEAHMKASMIFTSNDVIINLGVIIAGILVHYLSSNKPDLIIGTIVFALVIQGAFRILKLSK
- a CDS encoding lipocalin-like domain-containing protein, translating into MKKMKLFCGILIGLMIFSSCSSDDDSNSDSTSIVGIWKPIKEVDVCSTGSEETYDFSICEQKSRVTFSSNETLNITDFDDNTGDCLEDYNENGTWSLTGDNLSVTLNGETNNPTFFELTNNTLRIGYYDNDENDPCDGGNLPSHYYTEYTRVE